Proteins found in one Subtercola endophyticus genomic segment:
- a CDS encoding amidohydrolase family protein: protein MIFDADRHVAVQSYSEIFPFMEHSWQKHFERKEFVGSIAESSNHIRVSSRFGAAPESAPALAEADHTLLVPHQALTINGWADNVAAAVFVEAFNSFAAENWVSAKTAPAIVVSAADPEWSAREITRRAGDGGFGAVALPLGATLAGSKYYDPIYEAASNAGLPIVFHFSGVEGFYAGAPGLGGGVHQSAFSRLVLLPQLAESTITSLAFEGVFERFPQLRVVFSGFGFSWLPSLLWRLDREWRTFRHDVPWVKRVPSEYVLENVWITTWPLQEATMDDDWHRLFSTDALRSRIVFGSHAPFDGDAPADLVEQLGETDAALVLGNGAALLPFVSVRA, encoded by the coding sequence ATGATTTTCGACGCTGACCGCCATGTCGCGGTTCAGAGCTACAGTGAGATCTTTCCGTTCATGGAACACTCCTGGCAGAAGCATTTCGAACGCAAAGAATTCGTTGGCTCCATCGCGGAGTCGTCGAACCACATCAGGGTGTCGAGCCGTTTCGGTGCTGCACCTGAATCTGCCCCGGCGCTCGCCGAGGCAGATCACACCCTGCTCGTGCCGCATCAGGCCCTGACTATCAACGGCTGGGCCGATAACGTCGCTGCCGCGGTCTTTGTCGAGGCCTTCAACAGTTTTGCCGCTGAGAACTGGGTGAGCGCGAAAACGGCACCCGCGATTGTCGTCTCGGCTGCAGACCCTGAATGGTCGGCGCGCGAGATCACGCGTCGTGCCGGTGACGGCGGATTCGGCGCCGTAGCGTTGCCGCTCGGCGCCACGCTCGCCGGTTCGAAGTACTACGACCCGATCTACGAGGCCGCGTCGAACGCGGGGCTGCCCATCGTCTTTCACTTCTCGGGCGTCGAGGGCTTCTACGCCGGTGCACCTGGGCTCGGCGGCGGTGTTCACCAGTCGGCCTTCTCGCGGCTCGTGCTGCTGCCACAGCTCGCGGAGTCGACCATCACCAGCCTGGCCTTCGAGGGAGTCTTCGAGCGTTTTCCGCAGCTTCGCGTCGTGTTCTCGGGCTTCGGGTTCAGCTGGCTTCCGTCGTTGCTCTGGCGACTCGATCGGGAGTGGCGCACATTCCGGCACGATGTGCCGTGGGTGAAGCGAGTGCCGAGCGAGTACGTGCTCGAGAACGTCTGGATCACCACCTGGCCGCTGCAAGAGGCCACCATGGACGACGACTGGCACCGCCTGTTCAGCACAGACGCTCTGCGCAGCCGCATCGTTTTCGGTTCGCACGCACCGTTCGATGGCGACGCTCCGGCCGACCTGGTCGAACAGCTGGGCGAGACGGATG
- a CDS encoding amidohydrolase family protein yields MTTQLAAPAPVTGPETTYPIVDCDIHPMAPSTADFYPYLSSAWRQHFDERGIRTYARARDRYNHPADTQRLDAYPEDGGPAGSDPAMTIARHLDPFGISVALLLPQQPYGVTSWGDIDAASAFISATNDFFVEKWVGYDERYSLAVTVSPHDPAAAAAEIRRHANTPGVIAVQLLLMDRMMGDTWYDPIYEAACEAGLPIAMHQSGAEGCFTYSQGPAVGVPRSYGERHVVLTQVGAANVADMVVGGAFERFPELKVVMVEWGFSWLPSLSNRLDLFWQRDPSAALRIKKLPSEYIQKHFTFTTQPLDEVETQADRKALFSASGMSDMLLFSSDYPHYDTDDPRFVLQNKIPEELRAALCYQNAVGVFGPEILRAVA; encoded by the coding sequence ATGACAACGCAGTTAGCAGCTCCCGCGCCCGTTACCGGGCCGGAGACGACGTACCCCATTGTGGATTGCGATATTCACCCCATGGCTCCGTCAACGGCGGACTTCTACCCGTATTTGTCTTCGGCGTGGCGCCAGCACTTCGATGAGCGTGGCATTCGTACCTACGCCCGCGCTCGTGACCGCTACAACCACCCCGCCGACACCCAGCGGCTCGACGCGTATCCCGAAGACGGAGGGCCCGCGGGCTCTGACCCGGCGATGACCATCGCGCGTCACCTCGACCCCTTCGGCATCAGCGTCGCACTGTTGCTGCCTCAGCAGCCCTACGGCGTCACATCGTGGGGAGACATCGACGCCGCCAGCGCTTTTATCTCTGCCACCAACGACTTCTTCGTCGAAAAGTGGGTCGGTTACGACGAGCGCTACAGCCTCGCCGTTACGGTTTCGCCGCACGACCCGGCCGCCGCGGCGGCGGAGATCCGTCGACACGCGAACACCCCCGGGGTGATCGCGGTACAGCTGCTGCTGATGGATCGCATGATGGGCGACACCTGGTACGACCCGATTTACGAAGCCGCCTGCGAGGCTGGTCTTCCTATCGCGATGCACCAGAGCGGAGCAGAGGGGTGCTTCACCTACTCGCAGGGGCCGGCCGTCGGTGTTCCGCGGTCATATGGTGAACGCCACGTGGTGCTGACCCAGGTCGGGGCAGCGAATGTCGCCGACATGGTGGTCGGCGGCGCATTCGAGCGCTTCCCCGAACTCAAAGTCGTCATGGTGGAGTGGGGATTCAGCTGGCTGCCCTCGCTGAGCAACCGGCTCGATCTGTTCTGGCAGCGTGACCCTTCCGCGGCCCTGCGTATCAAGAAGCTGCCGAGCGAGTACATCCAGAAGCACTTCACCTTCACCACTCAGCCGCTCGACGAGGTCGAGACGCAGGCTGACCGAAAGGCGCTCTTCTCCGCCAGCGGAATGAGCGACATGTTGCTCTTCAGTTCGGACTACCCGCACTACGACACGGACGATCCACGATTCGTGCTGCAGAACAAGATTCCCGAAGAATTGCGCGCCGCGCTCTGCTATCAGAATGCGGTCGGGGTGTTCGGCCCCGAGATTCTGCGTGCCGTCGCCTGA
- a CDS encoding HtaA domain-containing protein codes for MIMIILILYMRSKHAKLVDGSLREENPNVLHALTKSSAPPALVWGVKTSFRRYLRTAGGTIEVEAPATEDGFFFVFPVVSDADSTDGDSERAVQFTGSVHFSAHFGALDFSLSDPAIVVRHSAIWLTVASASSPAGRAERLMIALLTSGPDHTAAERTEAGQIEFWPVLTAEGSHLFGDVYPTETMFDPLYVPRSVIDSASQ; via the coding sequence ATGATCATGATTATATTGATCTTGTATATGCGAAGCAAGCACGCCAAGCTTGTCGACGGGTCGCTCAGAGAGGAAAATCCGAACGTGCTGCATGCCTTGACGAAGTCGTCAGCTCCGCCCGCTCTGGTCTGGGGCGTTAAGACGAGCTTTCGGCGGTACCTCCGAACCGCCGGCGGAACGATAGAAGTGGAGGCGCCTGCCACAGAAGACGGTTTCTTTTTCGTCTTTCCGGTGGTGTCCGACGCGGACTCTACAGATGGCGACAGTGAGCGTGCCGTGCAATTCACCGGGTCGGTTCACTTCTCCGCCCACTTCGGCGCGCTCGACTTCTCGCTGAGCGACCCGGCCATCGTCGTGCGTCACAGCGCCATATGGCTGACTGTCGCTAGTGCGTCGTCGCCCGCCGGCCGTGCAGAGCGACTCATGATCGCCCTTCTCACGAGCGGCCCCGATCACACCGCCGCAGAGCGCACGGAGGCAGGGCAGATCGAGTTCTGGCCGGTGTTGACGGCAGAGGGCTCTCATCTCTTCGGTGACGTCTATCCCACCGAGACGATGTTCGACCCGCTGTATGTCCCGCGCTCGGTCATCGACTCTGCTTCGCAATGA
- a CDS encoding ferredoxin: MSVKIEVMRERCMGAGNCAEVSPDYFDQDSIDGTVVLLRSDVEPGDENEVETAADVCPVAAILLKSTAASV, translated from the coding sequence ATGTCAGTCAAAATCGAGGTCATGCGCGAACGGTGCATGGGTGCGGGAAACTGTGCCGAGGTGTCGCCGGACTACTTCGATCAGGATTCCATCGACGGTACCGTCGTACTTCTGCGCTCAGACGTCGAACCGGGGGATGAGAACGAGGTCGAGACGGCTGCGGATGTGTGCCCGGTTGCGGCCATTCTGCTGAAGTCGACCGCCGCGTCGGTCTGA
- a CDS encoding cytochrome P450 has protein sequence MTPTGQTEAPAIKRYPFTRTSPLAPAPEFDELRTSDPVTQVELWNGNRAWLATRYEDIRALLHNPNLSSDTMREGFPQANATAASFRGGQRVFARMDPPQHDEHRLMLTADFMVRHVRELRPYLDELIDHFLDEMEAAEGPVDLVKILAQPVPANIITRLLDLPPEDSEFFLDRVNTWMSLEVEPAVSAAAGAEAIDYFDRLITSRLESTADDLVSRLIRERLNTGQLTRGELQHMLGLILVGGFDTTANMIALGTLTFIQHPDQLELLLADPSLLPNAVEELLRYLTVAHHVAYRIAAGPIEIAGKSISEGDGVIAPLMAANYDPEVFPSPHVFDIRRDARGHLAFGYGVHQCLGQALARVELQAVFGKLFQRLPNIRLAVPESELRFKDSLIYGVVALPVEW, from the coding sequence ATGACACCGACTGGTCAGACCGAAGCGCCTGCGATCAAGCGCTACCCGTTCACGCGCACGTCGCCCCTTGCGCCTGCGCCCGAATTCGACGAGCTGCGTACCAGCGACCCCGTCACGCAGGTAGAGCTGTGGAATGGCAACCGCGCGTGGCTTGCGACGCGCTATGAAGACATCAGGGCGCTGCTGCACAACCCCAATTTGAGTTCGGACACGATGCGTGAGGGCTTTCCGCAGGCGAACGCCACGGCGGCATCGTTCCGTGGCGGTCAGCGGGTCTTTGCCCGCATGGACCCGCCGCAGCACGACGAGCATCGTTTGATGCTCACGGCCGATTTCATGGTGCGTCATGTGCGCGAATTGCGGCCGTATCTCGATGAGCTCATTGACCACTTTCTCGACGAGATGGAGGCGGCAGAGGGCCCTGTCGATCTCGTGAAGATTCTCGCCCAGCCGGTTCCGGCGAACATCATCACGCGGCTTCTCGATTTGCCGCCGGAAGACAGCGAGTTCTTTCTCGACCGCGTGAACACCTGGATGAGTCTCGAGGTCGAACCGGCGGTGTCTGCGGCTGCCGGAGCCGAAGCAATCGACTACTTCGACCGGCTCATCACCTCAAGGCTCGAGAGCACGGCCGACGATCTCGTCAGCCGGCTGATCCGCGAGCGATTGAACACCGGCCAATTGACTCGCGGGGAGCTCCAGCACATGCTGGGCCTGATTCTGGTGGGCGGGTTCGACACGACAGCGAACATGATTGCGCTCGGCACCCTCACGTTCATCCAGCACCCCGACCAGCTCGAACTGCTGCTCGCCGACCCGAGCCTCTTGCCGAATGCGGTCGAGGAGCTCTTGCGTTATCTCACCGTCGCCCATCACGTGGCGTATCGCATCGCGGCCGGCCCAATCGAAATCGCCGGCAAGAGCATCAGCGAGGGTGACGGCGTGATCGCGCCGCTCATGGCGGCGAACTACGACCCCGAGGTCTTTCCCTCGCCGCACGTCTTCGACATTCGGCGTGATGCGAGAGGGCACCTCGCGTTCGGTTACGGCGTGCACCAGTGCCTCGGTCAGGCGCTTGCCCGGGTCGAGCTGCAAGCCGTGTTCGGCAAGCTGTTCCAACGGCTGCCGAACATCCGTCTTGCCGTACCCGAGAGCGAGCTGCGCTTCAAAGACTCGCTCATCTACGGGGTCGTCGCCCTGCCCGTCGAGTGGTGA
- a CDS encoding SDR family NAD(P)-dependent oxidoreductase gives MSADLLLDGQVALVTGAAQGIGLAIAAGLRAAGAQVALVDVQEEALNDAVESLGGQSDDVRGYLADLSLPEIAQSLPSRVADDFGQLDIAVNNAGRRGVYAFLDYPLADWERTFALNVTAPFLICREAAKIMVAQGGGGSLVNVTSVAADLAFGNRAAYNSSKAALVMLTKSIARELGADGVRCNAVAPGIVETALNSEYLRDSPVTPVILDGTPMGHWGQPEDVAAPVVFLCSPAAKFITGTVIHADGGWTTGKGY, from the coding sequence ATGAGCGCGGACCTTTTGCTCGACGGGCAGGTAGCGCTTGTCACCGGTGCAGCCCAGGGAATCGGCCTCGCGATTGCTGCCGGGCTGCGAGCTGCGGGAGCGCAAGTCGCCCTCGTCGACGTTCAAGAAGAGGCGCTCAACGACGCCGTGGAATCGCTCGGCGGCCAAAGCGACGACGTGCGCGGCTATCTGGCCGACCTGTCATTGCCTGAGATCGCCCAATCGCTGCCGAGCCGGGTTGCCGACGACTTCGGCCAGCTCGACATCGCCGTGAACAATGCCGGGCGCCGCGGCGTGTATGCGTTTCTGGACTACCCTCTGGCGGACTGGGAGCGAACGTTCGCTCTGAACGTCACGGCTCCGTTCTTGATCTGCCGCGAGGCCGCGAAGATCATGGTCGCGCAGGGTGGTGGTGGCAGCCTCGTCAACGTCACCTCGGTCGCAGCGGACCTGGCCTTCGGCAATCGGGCGGCTTACAACTCGTCGAAGGCGGCGCTGGTGATGCTGACGAAATCCATCGCGAGAGAACTGGGCGCAGACGGTGTGCGATGCAACGCAGTGGCGCCCGGCATCGTGGAGACCGCACTGAACTCGGAGTACCTTCGGGATTCGCCGGTGACCCCGGTCATCCTCGACGGCACGCCGATGGGCCACTGGGGCCAGCCAGAAGACGTGGCAGCGCCCGTCGTGTTTTTATGCTCGCCCGCAGCGAAGTTCATCACCGGAACCGTGATCCATGCAGACGGCGGCTGGACCACCGGAAAAGGTTACTGA
- a CDS encoding NAD(P)/FAD-dependent oxidoreductase, giving the protein MNYRLIPDTNDGVLQMVLQNVVIAGASVAGVTAARELRAQGYTGHLTIIDRDPHSPYRRPEVSKGLVSGVLGLDKVSMPWPDDLDAERLVGVELTGLNLAERSVSISTAAGTRDIGFDGLIIATGTVSRPSPFGEGIPGVHSLRNYTDSIKMRDELVDARSLVVVGGGFIGLEVAAVARSLGKSVTVVEAAALPLERVFGEEFSLQLLKNHQLQGVDVRLGASVSSLERGESGAVSEVVLGDGSRIPADVVLVAIGSVPATTWLAGSGVDISQGVICDATCAVLDEKGAVIDGVVAAGDAVTWYNSLYQRQMRVEHWTNAIEQGAYAAKRLLGTHDPDGFVSAPYFWSDQYGSRIQSIGSTFGHDEAVVLDDDPDLLLVAYLHEGRLVAVAGMKAGASIFRYRALVNSGGSLDEVRAHAQALREAAEAKRQQVLERTA; this is encoded by the coding sequence ATGAATTATCGACTCATACCCGATACGAACGACGGAGTTCTTCAAATGGTCTTGCAGAATGTGGTGATCGCCGGAGCCTCGGTGGCGGGCGTGACCGCTGCTCGCGAGCTGCGCGCGCAGGGGTACACGGGCCATCTGACCATCATCGATCGTGACCCGCACTCTCCCTACCGTCGCCCAGAAGTTTCGAAGGGGCTCGTCTCCGGCGTGCTCGGCCTCGACAAGGTGAGCATGCCGTGGCCCGACGACCTCGATGCGGAACGACTGGTCGGGGTCGAACTGACCGGGCTGAACCTGGCAGAGCGTTCGGTCTCGATCAGCACCGCCGCCGGGACTCGCGACATCGGGTTCGATGGCCTGATCATCGCCACAGGCACAGTCTCTCGCCCGTCGCCGTTCGGTGAGGGCATCCCGGGGGTGCACTCGCTGCGAAACTATACCGACTCCATCAAAATGCGCGACGAGCTGGTGGATGCCCGCAGCCTGGTCGTGGTCGGTGGCGGCTTCATCGGTCTCGAGGTAGCCGCCGTTGCGCGTTCGCTCGGAAAGTCGGTCACCGTCGTCGAAGCGGCCGCGCTCCCACTGGAACGGGTGTTCGGTGAAGAGTTCAGCCTGCAGTTGCTGAAGAATCACCAATTGCAGGGCGTCGACGTTCGCCTGGGCGCGAGTGTGTCGTCACTCGAGCGAGGCGAAAGCGGTGCCGTCAGCGAGGTCGTCTTGGGCGACGGCAGCCGCATTCCCGCCGACGTGGTTCTGGTGGCAATCGGATCGGTTCCGGCAACCACCTGGCTAGCCGGCTCGGGCGTCGACATCAGTCAGGGCGTCATTTGCGACGCCACCTGTGCCGTGCTCGACGAGAAGGGCGCCGTCATCGACGGGGTCGTCGCGGCCGGTGACGCCGTCACCTGGTACAACTCCCTTTATCAGCGGCAGATGCGAGTCGAGCACTGGACGAATGCCATCGAGCAGGGCGCTTATGCTGCGAAACGACTGCTGGGCACCCACGACCCCGACGGGTTCGTCAGCGCACCGTACTTCTGGTCCGACCAGTACGGGTCGCGTATCCAGAGCATCGGGTCGACGTTCGGCCACGATGAGGCAGTCGTGCTCGACGACGACCCTGACCTCCTGCTCGTCGCGTACCTGCACGAAGGCCGACTCGTTGCCGTTGCGGGCATGAAAGCGGGCGCCTCCATCTTTCGGTATCGTGCTCTCGTCAACAGCGGAGGCTCGCTGGACGAGGTGCGTGCCCACGCCCAGGCGCTTCGAGAGGCCGCCGAAGCAAAACGCCAGCAGGTGCTGGAGCGCACGGCATGA
- a CDS encoding aldehyde dehydrogenase family protein — protein sequence MSQVVQGTVEQTLTNHVIDVDIPEPDAVFVGGEWVKLAEAATIDVIDPTTEQVLLKVARPGVAEADAAVAAARAAFDKGEWPRMSPGERVAAVRRFTDAITEKLEDLNRAWAFESGPTLAHARIINNGAAVISWNSSIDIAESLPWEEDRGDAIIRREPTGTVLAILTNNGPTVLIGMKVVPALLAGCTVVVKHAPESQLSAHILAEAARTSGLPKGVINFVPAELDITQYLVSHDGIDMVTITGSQRAATDIVQRTAGRLARTALELGGKSPAILGEDFDLESVIPNLAEGAQAFNGQVCVALSRILVPNSRYDETAAAFADYFSKFTLGDPFSPDTTRGPLATARSVTRVEGFVKGALAQGADIVIGGKQPDGFEHGYFYEPTVLGNVTRDMTVAQEEVFGPVTVLMRYDGIDEAVEIANDTDYGLAGSIFTQDNDFALQIARRIRSGTVGVNVSGMSLGQPFGGMKKSGWGRECGPEGILEFTDIKQMLLPSGTSYLQA from the coding sequence ATGAGCCAAGTCGTTCAGGGTACCGTCGAACAGACGCTGACGAATCACGTAATCGACGTCGACATTCCCGAACCAGACGCTGTTTTTGTGGGCGGCGAATGGGTAAAGCTTGCCGAAGCGGCCACGATCGATGTCATCGACCCGACCACTGAGCAGGTTCTGCTCAAGGTCGCCCGCCCGGGAGTAGCCGAGGCCGATGCCGCCGTCGCTGCGGCGCGCGCCGCCTTCGACAAGGGCGAGTGGCCTCGCATGTCACCGGGTGAACGTGTTGCAGCCGTGCGCCGCTTCACCGACGCCATCACCGAGAAACTCGAAGACCTCAACCGCGCCTGGGCATTCGAATCCGGCCCGACTCTTGCGCACGCGCGCATTATCAACAACGGCGCCGCCGTCATCTCGTGGAACAGCTCGATCGACATCGCCGAGAGTCTGCCCTGGGAAGAAGATCGGGGCGACGCGATCATTCGTCGTGAGCCCACCGGAACCGTGTTGGCCATTCTCACCAACAACGGCCCGACCGTTCTGATCGGTATGAAGGTCGTTCCGGCGCTTCTCGCCGGCTGCACCGTGGTCGTCAAGCATGCCCCGGAATCGCAGCTCAGCGCTCACATTCTGGCGGAGGCTGCTCGCACGTCTGGGTTGCCGAAGGGTGTCATCAACTTCGTGCCGGCCGAGCTCGACATCACCCAATACCTGGTGAGCCACGACGGCATCGACATGGTGACCATCACGGGTAGCCAGCGCGCCGCGACCGACATCGTGCAGCGCACGGCAGGCCGGCTGGCGCGTACGGCACTCGAGCTGGGCGGCAAGTCGCCCGCCATTCTGGGCGAAGACTTCGACCTCGAGTCCGTCATCCCCAACCTGGCAGAAGGCGCTCAAGCCTTCAACGGCCAGGTCTGCGTGGCGCTGTCACGCATTCTGGTGCCGAACAGCCGCTACGACGAGACAGCAGCCGCCTTCGCTGACTACTTCAGCAAGTTCACGCTGGGCGACCCCTTCAGCCCCGACACCACTCGCGGTCCGCTGGCCACCGCGCGCTCGGTGACCCGGGTTGAGGGGTTCGTGAAGGGTGCACTCGCTCAGGGTGCCGACATCGTCATCGGCGGTAAGCAGCCCGACGGTTTCGAGCACGGCTACTTCTACGAGCCGACCGTGCTCGGCAACGTGACCCGCGACATGACGGTTGCGCAAGAAGAGGTCTTCGGCCCGGTCACCGTGCTGATGCGCTATGACGGCATCGACGAGGCGGTTGAAATCGCCAACGACACCGACTACGGCCTCGCCGGGTCGATCTTCACCCAAGACAACGACTTCGCCCTGCAGATCGCCCGTCGCATCCGCTCGGGCACCGTCGGCGTCAACGTCTCGGGCATGTCGCTCGGTCAGCCGTTCGGCGGTATGAAGAAGTCGGGCTGGGGCCGCGAATGCGGGCCTGAGGGCATTCTCGAGTTCACCGACATCAAGCAGATGCTTCTGCCGTCGGGCACGTCGTACCTCCAGGCCTGA
- a CDS encoding aldehyde dehydrogenase family protein has product MSDTIAKDVFIDDAVGVYIPGVDQVLIGGEWRSSVDDRTWDVMSPSTESVVARVTLPGRGDADAAVDAARTAFDDGPWPWLSIDERRDVVTSFVRNIEERFEDLARVWAIETGAPIGFARGLNKGAASVSWDAALAASHEIVWEEDRGDAIVRHEPLGTVLAVLTYNGPVSLIGMKVVPALLAGCTVIVKHAPETQFVAHIIAEAARLAGFPTGVLSFLPTDTEITQYLVGHAGVDMVTVTGSQAIARDVVERSLPRLARTALELGGKSPAIIGENADLDTVMATLGDGSSMFGGQICVLLSRILVPRSRYEEVTRAFVDFYSALTIGDPLDPATERGPLAVERAVTRTERYVAGAIAQGATVAYGGRRPPGFERGYYYEPTVLTNVTNDMTVAQEEVFGPVTVLIAYDTIDDAIRIANASDYGLAASVYTESREEALAIARRIRSGSVGINLAGMSLGQPFGGMKQSGWGRECGPEGILEFTDTKQMLLPGGAVQGFVA; this is encoded by the coding sequence ATGAGTGACACCATCGCGAAAGACGTGTTCATCGACGACGCCGTCGGCGTCTACATTCCGGGAGTCGATCAAGTACTGATCGGCGGTGAATGGCGTTCCTCGGTCGACGACCGTACCTGGGATGTCATGTCGCCTTCCACAGAGTCGGTCGTCGCGCGGGTCACGCTGCCGGGCCGCGGCGATGCGGATGCTGCGGTCGATGCAGCTCGTACCGCGTTCGATGACGGCCCGTGGCCGTGGTTGAGTATCGACGAGCGCCGCGATGTCGTCACGTCGTTCGTGCGCAATATCGAAGAGCGCTTCGAAGATCTGGCCCGCGTCTGGGCTATCGAGACCGGTGCCCCGATCGGGTTCGCCCGAGGGCTCAACAAGGGTGCGGCATCCGTTTCGTGGGATGCGGCGCTTGCTGCCTCGCACGAGATCGTGTGGGAAGAAGACCGCGGTGACGCCATCGTTCGACACGAGCCGCTGGGCACGGTGCTGGCGGTATTGACCTACAACGGCCCGGTCTCGCTGATCGGCATGAAGGTCGTTCCGGCCTTGCTTGCCGGATGCACGGTGATCGTGAAGCACGCACCGGAGACCCAGTTCGTTGCGCACATCATCGCCGAAGCCGCGCGTTTAGCAGGCTTTCCGACCGGCGTGCTGAGCTTCTTGCCCACGGACACCGAGATCACGCAGTACCTCGTCGGTCACGCCGGAGTCGACATGGTCACGGTGACCGGCAGCCAGGCGATCGCGCGCGACGTTGTCGAGCGCTCGCTGCCGCGACTCGCCCGCACCGCGCTGGAGCTGGGCGGCAAGTCGCCCGCGATCATCGGTGAGAACGCCGATCTCGACACGGTGATGGCCACGCTCGGCGACGGGTCGAGCATGTTCGGTGGCCAGATCTGCGTGCTCCTCTCGCGCATTCTGGTGCCTCGGTCGCGCTACGAAGAGGTCACTCGTGCATTTGTGGACTTCTATTCGGCCCTGACCATCGGCGACCCGCTCGACCCGGCCACGGAACGCGGGCCACTGGCGGTCGAACGCGCTGTCACGCGCACGGAGCGCTACGTCGCCGGCGCAATCGCGCAGGGCGCCACCGTGGCGTACGGCGGGCGCAGGCCGCCGGGGTTCGAGCGCGGGTACTACTACGAGCCGACGGTGCTGACCAATGTCACGAATGACATGACGGTGGCGCAAGAAGAGGTGTTCGGCCCGGTCACCGTGCTGATCGCGTACGACACGATCGACGATGCGATCCGCATTGCGAACGCTTCCGACTATGGCCTCGCGGCCTCGGTCTACACCGAGAGCCGTGAGGAGGCACTGGCGATCGCCCGGCGCATCCGTTCGGGCAGTGTGGGCATCAACCTGGCCGGAATGTCTCTGGGCCAGCCGTTCGGCGGTATGAAGCAATCAGGGTGGGGCCGCGAGTGCGGGCCTGAGGGCATTCTCGAGTTCACCGACACGAAGCAGATGCTTCTTCCCGGCGGCGCCGTGCAAGGGTTCGTCGCTTAG
- a CDS encoding ABC transporter permease, producing the protein MNSVISKLGLDRFSGVYLGVILVIVFGFATPEFLTPATFHVIASSQSIAGIIAIALLIPMVAGQYDLSVGTNANLTGLVVVALQGYWGWSLPAALISGVALGVLIGFVNGFIVVVLKVDSFIATLGVSSILTASVIIVTNSVVPPQPTSAGWKSLTQFEFGGFQIVIVYLIVLALLAWWLLEFTPAGRYLHAIGSNRDAARLAGVRVNRWSWVSLVLSGGIAGIGGILYTSLTGPSFTFGATLLLPAFAAVFLGSTQLFPGRFNVWGTLLAIFVLALGVQGLQLLSGVTWLSPMFNGIALIAAVALAVSRGRSRSKGSKQSKDVQPPNEAAERHDSPALTGVS; encoded by the coding sequence ATGAACAGCGTCATTTCAAAACTCGGGCTGGATCGCTTCAGCGGCGTGTACCTCGGCGTCATTCTCGTCATTGTGTTCGGGTTCGCAACCCCCGAATTCTTGACGCCGGCGACCTTTCACGTCATTGCGTCGAGTCAGTCGATCGCCGGCATCATCGCCATCGCGCTGCTGATACCCATGGTCGCCGGGCAGTACGACCTGTCGGTCGGTACGAACGCCAACCTCACCGGTCTGGTCGTCGTCGCCCTGCAGGGGTACTGGGGCTGGTCGTTGCCGGCCGCTCTCATCTCTGGCGTGGCACTCGGAGTGCTCATCGGCTTCGTCAACGGGTTCATTGTGGTGGTACTGAAGGTGGATTCGTTCATCGCGACCCTCGGTGTCTCGTCGATTCTGACCGCATCGGTGATCATCGTCACGAATTCGGTCGTGCCGCCTCAGCCCACGTCGGCCGGCTGGAAGAGCCTCACGCAATTCGAGTTCGGCGGGTTTCAGATCGTCATCGTCTACCTGATCGTGCTCGCCCTGCTCGCCTGGTGGCTGCTCGAGTTCACTCCCGCCGGCCGTTATCTGCACGCCATCGGCAGCAACCGCGACGCCGCTCGCCTGGCCGGCGTTCGAGTGAACCGCTGGTCGTGGGTCTCTCTCGTGCTCTCCGGCGGAATCGCCGGCATCGGCGGCATTCTCTACACCTCACTGACCGGCCCTTCGTTCACCTTCGGGGCGACCCTGTTGCTGCCGGCCTTCGCTGCGGTGTTCCTCGGCTCGACTCAGCTCTTCCCCGGCCGATTCAACGTGTGGGGAACGCTGCTCGCCATCTTCGTCTTGGCGCTCGGCGTTCAGGGCCTTCAACTGCTCTCCGGCGTCACCTGGCTCAGCCCGATGTTCAATGGCATCGCGCTGATCGCGGCCGTCGCGCTCGCTGTCAGCCGGGGCCGTTCGCGTAGTAAAGGGTCGAAGCAGTCGAAAGATGTTCAGCCACCGAACGAAGCCGCCGAGCGCCACGACTCGCCGGCGCTCACCGGCGTCAGCTGA